The following are from one region of the Caldalkalibacillus salinus genome:
- the nusG gene encoding transcription termination/antitermination protein NusG gives MEKRWYVVHTYSGYENKVKTNLEMRVESMKMTDKIFRVLVPQDEETELKDGKKKTVMKKKFPGYVLVEMIMTDDSWYVVRNTPGVTGFIGSYGGGSKPTPLLPEEVNSLLKQMGVEEPRVNVDFTLHESVKVKEGPFTDFVGTIEEISDEKQKVKVSVNMFGRETPVELDFTSVEKV, from the coding sequence ATGGAAAAGAGATGGTACGTGGTTCATACTTATTCTGGGTATGAAAACAAAGTTAAAACAAATTTAGAAATGCGCGTTGAATCGATGAAAATGACAGACAAGATCTTTCGCGTTCTAGTGCCCCAAGATGAAGAGACGGAGCTCAAAGATGGAAAGAAAAAGACTGTTATGAAAAAGAAGTTCCCAGGCTATGTGTTAGTTGAAATGATAATGACGGATGACTCTTGGTATGTTGTTCGTAATACGCCTGGTGTAACAGGATTCATCGGTTCATATGGCGGTGGGTCTAAGCCAACTCCCCTATTACCAGAAGAAGTGAACTCACTATTAAAACAAATGGGTGTCGAAGAACCTCGCGTCAATGTCGATTTCACATTGCATGAGAGTGTTAAAGTAAAAGAAGGGCCGTTTACGGACTTTGTTGGCACCATTGAAGAAATTTCGGACGAGAAACAAAAAGTGAAGGTAAGTGTCAATATGTTCGGTCGAGAAACGCCCGTTGAACTTGACTTCACAAGTGTAGAGAAGGTATAG
- a CDS encoding methyltransferase, with amino-acid sequence MADHYYTKHPRVKSAEEMISVNLRSKTLTLYTDSGVFSKKGVDYGSKLLVEHIEAGADAKILDIGCGYGTIGLTLAKEMSSRKVTLVDVNERAVLLSKKNADQNNIANVSIFQSDLFHSVQDRDYDMIVSNPPIRAGKRVVHALLEEGYDYLSPTGELWIVIQKKQGAASALKKLEEIYSQVQEVTKNKGYRIYQAKKG; translated from the coding sequence GTGGCTGACCATTATTACACTAAACATCCGCGGGTCAAAAGTGCAGAAGAAATGATTTCGGTCAACCTGAGATCCAAAACTTTAACACTATACACGGATAGCGGTGTTTTCTCAAAAAAAGGGGTCGATTACGGTTCTAAGCTACTCGTAGAGCATATTGAAGCTGGGGCAGATGCTAAGATCCTCGATATAGGCTGTGGGTACGGCACAATCGGATTGACTCTAGCCAAAGAAATGAGTAGCAGAAAAGTCACATTAGTCGATGTGAACGAGCGAGCCGTCTTACTTAGCAAAAAGAATGCTGACCAGAACAATATTGCAAATGTGAGCATCTTTCAAAGTGATTTATTCCATTCCGTTCAGGATAGGGATTACGATATGATCGTATCAAACCCTCCTATTCGAGCAGGGAAACGAGTCGTCCATGCATTGTTAGAGGAAGGTTATGACTACTTGAGCCCTACTGGGGAATTATGGATTGTGATTCAAAAGAAACAAGGGGCAGCTTCTGCTCTAAAAAAACTAGAAGAGATTTATAGTCAAGTACAGGAAGTAACAAAAAACAAAGGATATCGTATCTATCAGGCTAAAAAGGGTTAA
- the sigH gene encoding RNA polymerase sporulation sigma factor SigH: MKLSLDYQEVREVDYEQVPDEEVVEFVKEGDLDALEHLINKYKNFVRAKARSYFLIGADREDIIQEGMIGLYKAIRDFKEDKLSSFKAFAELCITRQIITAIKTATRQKHIPLNSYVSLDKPIYDEDSDRTLLDVICGTRVTDPEELIINQEEFDDIEIKMGEILSDLEREVLMLYLDGRSYQEIAVDLDRHVKSIDNALQRVKRKLERYLEIREVSL; the protein is encoded by the coding sequence ATGAAGTTGAGTCTTGACTACCAAGAGGTGCGCGAAGTTGATTATGAACAAGTACCAGATGAAGAAGTTGTCGAATTCGTCAAAGAAGGAGATCTAGATGCTTTAGAACATCTGATTAACAAGTACAAGAATTTTGTCCGTGCGAAAGCAAGGTCTTACTTTTTAATCGGCGCAGACCGTGAAGACATTATACAAGAAGGTATGATTGGTCTTTACAAGGCCATACGTGATTTCAAGGAGGACAAGCTATCCTCTTTCAAAGCTTTCGCAGAATTATGTATCACAAGGCAAATTATCACTGCGATTAAGACGGCAACGCGTCAGAAACATATTCCCCTTAATTCCTACGTCTCCTTAGATAAGCCGATTTACGATGAAGATTCTGATCGGACTTTGCTCGATGTGATTTGTGGGACAAGAGTCACTGACCCAGAGGAACTCATTATTAATCAGGAAGAATTTGATGACATAGAAATCAAAATGGGAGAAATTTTGAGTGACCTTGAGAGAGAAGTCCTTATGCTGTACTTAGATGGCCGCTCTTACCAAGAGATTGCGGTCGACTTAGACCGACATGTCAAGTCGATCGATAATGCGTTACAGCGTGTTAAACGCAAACTTGAACGTTATCTGGAGATACGAGAGGTCTCTCTTTAA
- the rplA gene encoding 50S ribosomal protein L1: MAKKGKNYQEAVKLVDREKAYDPSEAIELVKKTAKAKFDETIELAARLGVDPKKADQQIRGAVVLPHGTGKTQRVLVFAKGEKAKEAEAAGADYVGDEDLINQINQGWFEFDVVVATPDMMAQVGKLGRVLGPKGLMPNPKTGTVTFEVEKAVNEIKAGKVEYRVDKNGNIHVPIGKVSFSTDQLQENLDAIVGTLIKAKPASSKGIYLRNVSVSSTMGPGVKVNTGVFTGK; encoded by the coding sequence ATGGCGAAAAAAGGTAAAAATTATCAAGAAGCTGTAAAGCTTGTGGATCGTGAAAAAGCGTACGATCCATCAGAAGCGATCGAGCTTGTTAAAAAAACAGCGAAGGCTAAGTTTGATGAAACGATCGAACTTGCTGCACGCTTAGGTGTTGACCCTAAGAAAGCAGATCAACAAATCCGTGGGGCTGTCGTATTACCTCATGGAACAGGGAAAACACAACGCGTTCTTGTGTTTGCCAAAGGTGAAAAAGCGAAAGAAGCAGAAGCTGCGGGCGCAGACTACGTTGGTGACGAGGATCTCATCAACCAAATCAACCAAGGTTGGTTTGAATTTGACGTCGTTGTAGCAACACCTGATATGATGGCTCAAGTCGGGAAATTAGGTCGTGTATTAGGACCTAAAGGTTTAATGCCTAACCCGAAAACGGGTACCGTTACGTTTGAAGTAGAGAAAGCAGTAAACGAAATTAAAGCAGGTAAAGTGGAGTACCGTGTAGACAAGAATGGTAACATTCATGTACCGATTGGGAAGGTATCCTTCAGCACGGATCAACTTCAAGAAAACCTAGACGCGATTGTTGGCACACTGATCAAAGCGAAGCCAGCATCTTCTAAAGGTATTTACTTGAGAAACGTATCTGTTAGCTCTACAATGGGACCAGGAGTCAAAGTAAACACAGGCGTCTTCACTGGTAAATAA
- the rplJ gene encoding 50S ribosomal protein L10, protein MGVREEKQQIVETIATKLRDSKSTLLVDYRGLDVSQVTELRKQLREAGVEFKVYKNTLARRATKETDWTELDQFLVGPTAIAFSEEDPIAPAKVIAGFAKENEELEIKAGVVEGQLLELDELKEIAELPSHDGLLSMLLSVLQAPMRNFALATQAVADQKEE, encoded by the coding sequence ATGGGCGTACGTGAAGAAAAACAACAAATCGTTGAAACAATTGCAACAAAGCTTCGTGACAGCAAGAGCACATTGCTAGTAGATTACCGCGGTCTTGACGTTTCGCAAGTAACTGAACTTCGTAAGCAATTACGTGAAGCTGGAGTAGAATTTAAAGTCTACAAAAACACACTTGCGCGTCGTGCAACGAAAGAAACGGACTGGACTGAACTTGATCAATTCTTAGTAGGGCCTACAGCTATTGCATTTTCAGAGGAAGATCCGATTGCACCAGCTAAAGTAATTGCTGGTTTTGCCAAAGAAAATGAAGAGCTTGAGATTAAAGCGGGTGTTGTAGAAGGGCAACTACTAGAATTGGATGAACTAAAAGAAATCGCAGAGCTACCATCTCATGATGGATTGCTATCTATGTTGCTTAGCGTACTACAAGCGCCTATGCGCAACTTTGCATTGGCTACTCAAGCCGTTGCAGACCAGAAAGAAGAATAA
- the rplK gene encoding 50S ribosomal protein L11 has product MAKKVIKIVKLQIPAGKANPAPPVGPALGQAGINIMGFCKEFNAQTADKAGLIIPVEITVFEDRSFTFVTKTPPAAVLLKKAAGIESGSGEPHTNKVATIKRDQVREIAETKMPDLNAANVEAAMRMVEGTARSMGIVIED; this is encoded by the coding sequence GTGGCTAAAAAGGTCATTAAAATCGTAAAGTTACAAATCCCAGCTGGGAAAGCGAATCCAGCTCCACCTGTAGGTCCTGCTCTAGGTCAAGCGGGGATTAATATCATGGGATTCTGTAAAGAATTTAACGCTCAAACTGCTGATAAGGCAGGTTTAATCATTCCTGTAGAAATTACGGTGTTTGAAGATCGTTCATTTACATTTGTAACCAAAACTCCACCCGCAGCCGTTCTACTTAAGAAAGCTGCTGGTATTGAGTCTGGTTCTGGTGAACCTCACACAAACAAAGTGGCTACAATCAAGCGTGATCAAGTACGTGAGATTGCAGAAACAAAAATGCCTGACCTGAATGCAGCTAACGTTGAAGCTGCCATGCGCATGGTAGAAGGAACAGCGCGCAGCATGGGAATTGTTATTGAAGACTAA
- the secE gene encoding preprotein translocase subunit SecE yields the protein MGFLSKVGNGFKKSTSFFRDGWLELKKVRWPNRKELTSYTLVVLCTVTLVALFFAVIDYGLSEMLRIVFQ from the coding sequence GTGGGATTCTTATCTAAAGTAGGCAACGGATTCAAAAAGTCAACTAGCTTTTTTCGTGACGGTTGGTTAGAGTTGAAAAAAGTCCGCTGGCCAAACCGCAAAGAGCTAACAAGCTACACGTTAGTCGTGCTATGTACTGTAACATTGGTGGCATTGTTCTTCGCAGTCATAGATTATGGGCTATCTGAAATGCTACGCATTGTATTTCAATAA
- the rplL gene encoding 50S ribosomal protein L7/L12, with amino-acid sequence MSKDQIIEAIKEMSVLELNDLVKAIEEEFGVTAAAPVAVAGGAAAGGAAEEQSEFDVVLESAGSSKINVIKAVREITGLGLKEAKALVDEAPKPLKEGVAKEEAEEMKSKLEEAGATIELK; translated from the coding sequence ATGTCTAAAGATCAAATCATTGAAGCGATAAAAGAAATGTCAGTACTTGAGTTGAACGACTTAGTAAAAGCAATTGAAGAAGAATTCGGCGTAACTGCTGCTGCTCCTGTAGCTGTAGCTGGTGGTGCTGCTGCAGGCGGTGCTGCAGAAGAACAATCTGAATTTGACGTTGTACTTGAGAGCGCTGGCTCTTCTAAGATTAATGTCATCAAAGCTGTTCGTGAAATCACAGGACTTGGGCTTAAAGAAGCCAAAGCACTTGTTGACGAAGCACCAAAGCCTCTTAAAGAGGGCGTAGCAAAAGAAGAAGCGGAAGAAATGAAGAGCAAGCTTGAAGAAGCAGGCGCGACTATAGAGCTTAAATAA
- the rpmG gene encoding 50S ribosomal protein L33, with translation MRVTVTLACTECKQRNYTTEKNKRTNTERIEMKKHCHFCNAHTTHRETK, from the coding sequence ATGCGTGTTACAGTAACCCTTGCTTGTACAGAATGCAAACAACGCAATTATACGACAGAAAAAAACAAGCGTACGAATACTGAACGCATTGAAATGAAGAAACACTGTCATTTCTGTAATGCTCATACCACTCATAGAGAAACAAAATAA